A genomic stretch from Deltaproteobacteria bacterium includes:
- a CDS encoding recombination regulator RecX, giving the protein MLALRAHSEAEIREKLVKKGFDGEEQDTAVKRLKEHGYINDENFALNLASSRLRSKNWGMLKIQAELRRKGVADETVKTATASIGKDDELASAIEAAGRYRKKNAKRAREMPEREFEMRTARFLASRGFSYDAIKAAIKSSADDGE; this is encoded by the coding sequence ATGCTAGCCCTTAGAGCGCACTCAGAGGCGGAAATACGCGAAAAACTCGTAAAAAAGGGCTTTGACGGCGAAGAACAGGATACTGCCGTCAAACGCCTCAAGGAACACGGCTACATAAACGACGAAAACTTCGCTCTAAACCTCGCCTCAAGCAGACTACGCTCGAAAAACTGGGGCATGCTCAAGATTCAGGCCGAGCTCAGGCGCAAAGGCGTTGCCGACGAGACAGTAAAGACCGCGACCGCCTCGATTGGCAAGGACGACGAGCTCGCTTCGGCGATAGAGGCTGCCGGGCGGTACAGAAAAAAGAACGCCAAACGGGCACGCGAAATGCCCGAGAGGGAATTTGAGATGCGCACAGCAAGGTTCCTTGCCTCGCGCGGTTTTTCGTACGACGCCATAAAGGCGGCAATAAAAAGCAGCGCCGACGACGGCGAATAA
- a CDS encoding type IV pilus twitching motility protein PilT, with product MSTPAPIDLASILNQAVKEQASDVHIKSGLPPIMRVYGKLIPLKNHPRLSPEDVLQAAMKIMNDTQKEVYKKSHQADIAYSVPGLGRFRVNIFQQRGAAGIVLRVIPVQILTFEELHLPKVLEKIAQEMRGLILVTGITGSGKSTTLASVLDHINNNRSCNVISIEDPIEFLHRDKRCIINQREIGVDTNSFAEALRGALRQDPDVIMVGEMRDVETIEIALTAAETGHLVLSTLHTIDAMETVNRIVSVFPPYQQKQIRIQLAGVLKAVISQRLLPKVDGTSRVPAVEVLVSTSRVRECIVDKEKTKEIHDAISKGFTTYGMQTFDQSIMSLLKKGHIDYDEAIRQATNPDDFALKFKGISGGDDSSVWGEGGGEPSGGTGGGTAGGGTGAGGSSGIERF from the coding sequence ATGTCTACACCGGCCCCTATCGATTTGGCATCAATCCTTAACCAGGCCGTCAAGGAACAGGCCTCTGACGTGCACATAAAGTCCGGGCTTCCGCCCATCATGAGGGTTTACGGAAAGCTCATCCCTCTAAAGAACCATCCGCGGTTGTCGCCGGAAGACGTGCTCCAGGCGGCGATGAAGATAATGAACGACACGCAAAAGGAAGTCTACAAAAAAAGCCACCAGGCAGATATCGCGTACAGCGTTCCCGGGCTTGGAAGGTTCAGGGTTAACATATTCCAGCAGCGCGGCGCGGCTGGAATAGTGCTAAGGGTCATCCCGGTGCAGATACTCACCTTCGAAGAGCTCCATCTGCCCAAGGTGCTCGAAAAAATCGCGCAGGAAATGCGCGGCCTCATTCTCGTAACCGGCATCACCGGAAGCGGAAAGTCCACCACCCTCGCCTCCGTGCTCGACCACATAAACAACAACCGCTCGTGCAACGTCATCAGCATCGAAGACCCCATAGAGTTCCTTCACAGGGATAAACGCTGCATCATAAATCAGAGGGAAATAGGCGTTGACACCAACAGCTTCGCAGAGGCGCTAAGAGGCGCGCTAAGACAAGACCCCGACGTCATCATGGTCGGAGAGATGAGGGACGTGGAAACAATAGAAATCGCCCTCACCGCGGCAGAGACAGGGCACCTTGTGCTCTCAACGCTCCACACAATCGACGCGATGGAAACAGTAAACCGCATAGTCTCAGTCTTCCCTCCGTACCAGCAAAAGCAAATAAGAATACAGCTTGCCGGAGTCCTAAAGGCCGTCATCTCGCAGCGCTTGCTGCCAAAGGTGGACGGCACGTCGAGAGTTCCGGCAGTCGAGGTTCTGGTCAGTACATCAAGGGTCAGAGAATGCATCGTGGACAAGGAGAAAACAAAGGAAATCCACGACGCCATATCAAAGGGCTTTACCACGTACGGCATGCAGACATTCGACCAATCTATCATGTCGCTTCTGAAGAAGGGACACATCGACTACGACGAGGCCATTAGACAGGCAACCAACCCCGACGACTTCGCCCTCAAATTCAAGGGCATATCCGGCGGAGACGATTCGAGCGTTTGGGGTGAGGGCGGCGGAGAGCCAAGCGGCGGCACCGGCGGCGGCACTGCCGGCGGCGGCACAGGCGCTGGCGGCTCCTCGGGTATCGAACGCTTCTAA
- the recA gene encoding recombinase RecA, translated as MSAKQPQQATAAQASTKGKAIELAITQIEKQFGKGAIMRLGEGVQTAEIATIPSGSPSLDIALGIGGVPRGRIVEIYGPESSGKTTLTLHIAAEAQKTGGTVAFVDAEHALDIEYAKKLGVNPDELLLSQPDTGEQALEIADMLVRSGAVDLIVIDSVAALVPKAEIEGEMGDSHMGLQARLMSQALRKLTATISKSKTCMIFINQIRHKIGVFYGSPETTTGGNALKFYASLRMDIRKTGQIKNGDEIIGNRTRVKVVKNKLAPPFREAEFDIIFNEGISKEGDLIDLGVVSNVIEKSGSWFSYGSERIGQGREAAKTFLKENPQKAKELSAKIFEHFGIGKPTTTKKEEK; from the coding sequence ATGTCAGCAAAACAGCCGCAGCAGGCAACCGCAGCCCAAGCGTCCACAAAGGGCAAGGCCATAGAGCTTGCCATAACGCAGATTGAAAAGCAGTTTGGCAAGGGCGCTATCATGCGCCTTGGCGAAGGCGTACAGACAGCAGAGATAGCGACCATACCAAGCGGCTCGCCTTCCCTGGACATAGCGCTTGGCATCGGCGGAGTGCCGCGCGGAAGGATAGTGGAGATATACGGCCCCGAGTCGTCCGGCAAGACAACCCTTACGCTCCACATAGCCGCCGAGGCGCAAAAAACCGGCGGCACCGTGGCGTTCGTGGACGCGGAGCACGCCCTTGACATCGAATACGCGAAAAAGCTTGGCGTCAACCCAGACGAGCTCCTTCTCTCGCAGCCGGACACCGGAGAGCAGGCCCTTGAAATAGCGGACATGCTCGTTAGAAGCGGCGCAGTGGACCTTATAGTAATAGACTCGGTAGCAGCACTTGTGCCAAAGGCCGAAATAGAGGGTGAGATGGGAGACTCCCACATGGGGCTCCAGGCACGCCTTATGAGCCAGGCCCTTAGAAAGCTCACCGCGACCATCAGCAAAAGCAAAACCTGCATGATATTCATAAACCAGATACGCCATAAAATAGGCGTGTTCTACGGAAGCCCGGAAACGACCACCGGAGGAAATGCCCTTAAGTTTTACGCGTCGCTTAGAATGGACATCCGTAAGACCGGGCAGATAAAGAACGGCGATGAAATCATCGGCAACAGGACGAGAGTAAAGGTGGTAAAGAACAAGCTTGCTCCGCCTTTTAGAGAGGCAGAGTTCGACATAATATTCAACGAGGGCATATCCAAGGAAGGCGACCTTATAGACCTCGGCGTAGTCTCTAACGTCATCGAAAAAAGCGGCTCCTGGTTCTCCTACGGCAGCGAACGTATCGGCCAGGGCAGAGAGGCCGCAAAGACGTTTCTAAAGGAAAACCCGCAGAAGGCAAAAGAGCTCTCGGCAAAGATATTCGAACACTTTGGCATAGGCAAACCTACGACCACAAAGAAGGAGGAAAAATAA
- the thpR gene encoding RNA 2',3'-cyclic phosphodiesterase: protein MAKIRAFIAIEIPEETKKGLKRLLETLKTLCPIKAISWSKPETMHVTIKFLGDIEDADIEKISRTLQEAAKHATEFDITAKGIGAFPSPKSPRVVWVGIDGSGALKSLHAAIDKGLAQLAIPKNDKPFSPHLTLCRVREKAAGKGIREAIEKPDVKFEAAWKVTEITLFKSALKPDGALHTPLSTVKLGG, encoded by the coding sequence TTGGCAAAGATACGGGCCTTTATAGCGATAGAGATACCGGAAGAAACAAAAAAAGGCCTGAAGCGTCTTCTTGAGACACTTAAAACGCTCTGCCCTATCAAGGCAATATCATGGTCGAAGCCGGAAACCATGCACGTTACGATAAAGTTCCTCGGCGACATCGAGGATGCTGACATAGAGAAGATATCGCGAACACTGCAGGAAGCGGCAAAACATGCGACGGAGTTCGATATCACGGCCAAAGGAATCGGCGCATTCCCCTCGCCCAAATCTCCACGGGTAGTATGGGTGGGCATAGACGGCAGCGGGGCGCTAAAAAGCCTGCATGCCGCGATTGACAAAGGGCTTGCCCAACTGGCAATCCCAAAGAACGATAAACCGTTCTCCCCTCACCTGACGCTTTGCAGGGTCAGGGAGAAAGCGGCTGGAAAAGGAATACGCGAGGCAATCGAAAAACCGGACGTAAAGTTCGAGGCCGCGTGGAAGGTAACGGAAATAACGCTCTTTAAAAGCGCGCTGAAACCAGACGGCGCGCTGCACACGCCGCTTAGTACCGTAAAGCTTGGAGGATAG
- a CDS encoding nicotinamide-nucleotide amidohydrolase family protein, giving the protein MSAREAKILAKIMAASGETLALAESCTGGLIGAMLTEVPGSSKWFQGSIVAYGNGVKTNILDVKASVIRKSGAVSEQTAALMAKGALKKLKAGYAAAVTGIAGPSGGTKDKPVGTVYIAVCDRKRLRVQRFNFKGSRTAIRKKTASKAVWLLKKFIAG; this is encoded by the coding sequence ATGAGCGCACGCGAGGCAAAGATACTGGCAAAGATAATGGCTGCCTCCGGAGAAACGCTTGCGCTGGCGGAATCGTGCACAGGCGGGCTCATCGGCGCCATGCTTACGGAAGTGCCCGGAAGCTCAAAGTGGTTTCAAGGCTCGATAGTGGCATACGGTAACGGCGTAAAGACAAATATCCTCGACGTAAAGGCTTCGGTAATAAGAAAAAGCGGCGCGGTATCAGAGCAAACCGCAGCGCTTATGGCAAAAGGGGCGCTAAAAAAACTGAAAGCCGGCTACGCCGCGGCTGTTACCGGCATCGCAGGCCCTTCTGGCGGCACAAAAGACAAGCCCGTAGGAACGGTATATATAGCAGTTTGCGACAGAAAAAGGCTTCGCGTCCAAAGGTTCAACTTCAAAGGCTCGAGAACGGCAATCAGGAAAAAGACCGCTTCAAAAGCCGTTTGGTTGCTTAAAAAGTTCATAGCCGGCTAG
- a CDS encoding phosphatidylglycerophosphatase A — MFFASGTYLGYMPVASGTFGTLWGIPVFFGISKLVTPAAVVVVAAIIIVSIYLADEAAKLLGKKDPGKVVCDEIAGFAAATLFIPFNLTNVILSFILFRFFDILKPYPVGLLDKRVPGGLGIVLDDVAAGIYANILAQVVIKYVL, encoded by the coding sequence ATGTTTTTCGCATCGGGCACGTACCTGGGATACATGCCTGTGGCCTCCGGCACCTTCGGCACGCTCTGGGGCATACCGGTATTTTTCGGCATATCGAAGCTCGTAACCCCGGCTGCGGTTGTCGTGGTAGCTGCGATCATTATCGTCAGCATATACCTGGCAGACGAGGCCGCAAAGCTGCTCGGGAAAAAAGACCCCGGCAAGGTCGTTTGCGACGAAATAGCCGGGTTTGCCGCGGCAACCCTGTTTATCCCCTTCAACTTGACCAACGTAATATTAAGCTTTATTCTTTTCAGGTTTTTTGATATCCTTAAACCCTACCCCGTGGGCCTGCTAGACAAGCGGGTGCCGGGGGGATTGGGAATCGTTTTGGATGACGTGGCAGCAGGGATATACGCAAATATACTTGCCCAGGTCGTCATAAAATACGTTTTATGA
- the rodA gene encoding rod shape-determining protein RodA yields MIDRRHLSQIDFFLVAVTFSLAVIGLFNIYSATRLEDTPFYAKQLTWFIIGLIVSLPLILISYSTIEKFAYHIYGISIASLVLVLIAGTRIAGAKRWLSLGFMNIQPSELAKIALIIALAAYLSKKKADRWGLGIRELIIPGLIFIVPFLLIAKQPDLGTGLILAAIAVSMILIVRVTWVALILTCVSMAAFIPFAWRFLKDYQKARLLSFIDPSMDPLGSGYHTFQSKIAIGSGGFTGKGYLQGTQGSLYFLPEHHTDFVFPVFAEEWGFLGAIVVMFLFMVLILRGIDIANKSKDRFGFLLAFGFTALIFWHVTMNAFMVIGFLPVVGVPMPFLSYGGSFLLSTMIAIALLINIHMRRFMF; encoded by the coding sequence ATGATTGACCGCCGCCATTTGTCGCAAATAGACTTTTTTCTCGTTGCCGTGACCTTCTCGCTCGCCGTCATCGGGCTCTTTAACATCTACAGCGCAACGAGGCTCGAAGACACTCCTTTCTACGCAAAGCAGCTTACGTGGTTCATAATCGGCCTTATCGTTTCGCTGCCGCTTATCCTCATAAGCTACTCGACAATCGAGAAGTTCGCGTACCACATCTACGGCATATCAATTGCAAGCCTCGTTCTGGTGCTCATCGCCGGCACGAGAATAGCAGGGGCAAAGAGGTGGCTCTCGCTCGGGTTCATGAACATACAGCCCTCGGAACTGGCAAAAATCGCCCTCATAATAGCGCTTGCAGCATACCTCTCCAAGAAAAAGGCCGACAGATGGGGGCTCGGCATAAGGGAACTCATCATACCGGGGCTAATATTCATCGTGCCGTTTCTTCTCATAGCAAAGCAACCAGACCTCGGCACAGGGTTAATACTTGCGGCAATAGCCGTCTCGATGATACTCATAGTCAGGGTAACCTGGGTAGCACTCATCCTGACATGCGTGTCCATGGCCGCATTCATACCATTTGCATGGCGCTTCCTCAAGGACTATCAAAAGGCGCGGCTTTTAAGCTTCATAGACCCGTCCATGGATCCGCTGGGCTCCGGATACCACACATTCCAATCCAAGATTGCCATAGGCTCCGGCGGCTTCACCGGCAAAGGTTACCTGCAGGGCACACAGGGCTCGCTATACTTTCTGCCCGAACACCACACGGACTTCGTCTTCCCTGTCTTTGCGGAAGAATGGGGGTTCCTGGGCGCAATCGTCGTCATGTTCCTTTTCATGGTGCTCATACTTCGCGGCATAGACATCGCAAACAAATCAAAGGACCGCTTCGGCTTTCTCCTGGCATTTGGCTTCACGGCTTTGATATTCTGGCACGTCACAATGAACGCCTTCATGGTCATCGGGTTTTTGCCGGTCGTTGGAGTGCCCATGCCGTTTCTAAGCTACGGAGGGTCGTTTCTCCTCTCTACAATGATAGCTATCGCGCTCTTAATCAACATCCACATGAGGAGGTTCATGTTCTAA
- the mrdA gene encoding penicillin-binding protein 2, with the protein MSGFIGEKDPAELRARTVWVTGLVIAAFIIIAGRLWHLQLMNSDYFGDLSMNNRIRLIKNYAARGMVYDANGTLLAENKPSFTLYVVPEDVNDMDFTRTFLSTRAGIDPKYLDDKIAKEKKKRAPYNPIKIKSDIGWDEMAAITMHEYELHGVYVEAEPRRTYIEGAEAMAHVLGYVSEINSTELVSMNADAGGVYAPGDFIGKFGMESSFEATLKGVHGGRQVEVDAHGRPIRTIKKIAPSPGHTVRLTIDYPTQRAAWEGLGKERGAVVAIDPKSGRILALVSTPSFPPDLMSYGISEEDWKTLTEDEADPLTNRAVQGSYPPASTFKPVTALAALETGTIKPDTKIYSGGSFRFGNRDFRDWKPSGHGSINVHRAIVESSDTFFYQAGLKTGVDNIAKYAKDFGLGEKTGIKLRGEQVGLIPTKDWKMKTYGKQWIEGETIPITVGQGYVLATPLQLAILYAAIANGGDVYAPGFIESIESVNGEVIEQFMPKIRRTLDASPENIEVVRNALRGVVIEEGGTAGSINDPSLKIAGKTGTAQVRRMTERIRDISKIAYKNRDHALFVGFAPFDDPKIAVAVIVEHGGFGARAAAPVALKVIRAYLKKDAITEQAKPVIQKTEKTAPSKATAPAQAENTAPADKKPAEGTAAPEAAVLPEKKKTEEAHD; encoded by the coding sequence ATGAGCGGATTCATCGGAGAAAAGGATCCGGCAGAGCTAAGAGCAAGAACAGTCTGGGTAACAGGCCTCGTCATAGCCGCGTTCATAATCATCGCCGGAAGGCTCTGGCACCTGCAGCTTATGAACTCCGACTACTTCGGCGACCTCTCCATGAACAACAGGATACGCCTCATAAAGAACTACGCGGCAAGAGGGATGGTCTACGACGCAAACGGAACGCTTCTTGCCGAAAATAAGCCTAGCTTCACCCTCTACGTCGTACCCGAAGACGTAAACGACATGGACTTTACGCGCACTTTCCTCTCAACGCGCGCAGGCATAGACCCTAAATACCTGGACGACAAAATCGCCAAGGAAAAGAAAAAGCGCGCCCCCTATAACCCCATCAAGATAAAAAGCGACATCGGATGGGATGAAATGGCTGCCATTACCATGCACGAGTACGAGCTGCACGGCGTGTATGTCGAGGCCGAGCCGAGAAGAACCTATATCGAAGGCGCAGAGGCCATGGCCCACGTGCTGGGCTACGTCTCCGAGATAAACTCAACCGAGCTTGTCAGCATGAACGCGGACGCCGGGGGTGTCTACGCGCCAGGCGATTTCATAGGAAAGTTCGGCATGGAGAGCTCCTTCGAGGCAACGCTAAAAGGCGTGCACGGCGGCAGACAGGTCGAGGTCGACGCGCACGGCCGCCCGATAAGAACGATAAAGAAGATTGCCCCCTCGCCCGGACACACCGTGCGCCTTACCATAGACTACCCAACACAAAGGGCCGCGTGGGAAGGCCTTGGAAAAGAGCGCGGAGCGGTCGTTGCCATAGACCCGAAAAGCGGCAGGATTCTTGCGCTAGTTAGCACGCCGTCGTTTCCTCCTGACCTGATGTCATACGGCATATCCGAAGAAGACTGGAAAACGCTTACCGAGGACGAGGCAGACCCGCTTACGAACCGGGCGGTACAGGGCTCTTACCCCCCTGCCTCCACTTTCAAGCCGGTAACCGCGCTCGCAGCTCTTGAAACAGGCACTATCAAACCCGATACAAAGATATATTCAGGCGGCTCATTCAGGTTCGGCAACAGAGACTTCAGGGACTGGAAGCCATCCGGGCACGGCTCCATCAACGTGCACAGGGCCATAGTGGAATCCTCCGACACATTCTTCTACCAGGCAGGGCTTAAGACAGGCGTCGACAACATAGCTAAATACGCAAAGGACTTTGGGCTTGGCGAAAAAACCGGCATCAAATTAAGAGGCGAACAGGTCGGGCTCATACCGACCAAAGACTGGAAGATGAAGACCTACGGCAAGCAGTGGATAGAAGGCGAGACCATTCCCATAACCGTTGGACAAGGCTACGTGCTCGCCACCCCTCTCCAGCTTGCGATACTCTACGCTGCCATAGCCAACGGCGGCGACGTCTACGCCCCCGGGTTCATCGAGAGCATAGAGTCAGTTAACGGCGAGGTCATAGAACAATTCATGCCAAAAATACGGCGCACACTGGACGCATCCCCGGAAAATATCGAGGTCGTGAGAAATGCGCTCAGAGGCGTTGTAATCGAGGAAGGCGGCACAGCAGGCTCCATAAACGACCCCTCTCTAAAGATAGCCGGAAAGACCGGCACAGCGCAGGTAAGAAGAATGACCGAAAGAATCCGCGACATATCTAAAATAGCATACAAGAACCGCGACCACGCGCTCTTTGTCGGGTTTGCGCCGTTTGACGACCCGAAAATCGCCGTTGCCGTCATCGTAGAGCACGGAGGGTTCGGAGCAAGGGCAGCGGCCCCTGTTGCGCTAAAGGTCATACGCGCGTACCTTAAAAAGGACGCTATAACCGAACAGGCAAAACCGGTAATTCAAAAAACGGAAAAGACAGCGCCTTCGAAGGCTACGGCGCCTGCCCAGGCCGAAAATACCGCGCCCGCAGACAAAAAACCGGCCGAAGGCACGGCAGCGCCTGAGGCGGCAGTGCTGCCGGAAAAAAAGAAAACGGAAGAAGCGCATGATTGA
- the mreD gene encoding rod shape-determining protein MreD, with the protein MKDYITYIPVALVFLSIKTTIAPSIPLPDVVLLSVFYTAYNRPSASGAFLAFCLGYIEDTFYGNVIGSTSFAFAVLYGVTYLIRLKLRFESTPVKAAASAVAALSKGICTLLVLNSIGIQATSFLLHTVPVAAFTGILAPFIFNLFDRLPAPKLYGHTNKDSI; encoded by the coding sequence ATGAAGGACTACATAACATACATACCGGTAGCGCTCGTGTTCCTCTCCATAAAGACCACGATTGCGCCATCTATACCGCTGCCAGACGTCGTGCTCCTCTCTGTCTTCTACACGGCATATAACCGCCCGTCCGCATCGGGCGCGTTCCTCGCCTTCTGCCTGGGCTACATCGAGGACACGTTCTACGGCAACGTAATCGGCTCCACCTCCTTCGCCTTCGCCGTGCTCTACGGCGTCACGTACCTTATCAGATTGAAGCTGCGCTTCGAATCAACGCCCGTGAAGGCCGCGGCCTCGGCCGTTGCCGCGCTCTCAAAGGGCATATGCACGCTCCTGGTCCTTAACTCTATCGGCATACAGGCAACATCGTTTCTGCTCCACACGGTGCCGGTAGCGGCCTTTACCGGCATACTCGCGCCCTTTATCTTCAACCTCTTCGACAGGCTCCCTGCGCCAAAGCTCTACGGCCATACGAATAAGGACTCCATATGA
- the mreC gene encoding rod shape-determining protein MreC — protein sequence MLFVSVFLSLISLHMVTTSERGTGGERIVGTVILAVSRPIQQVSSSTGSAIAGVWNGYIYLIGLRDENAGLKNKVDELTAENNALKETLIHAKRAEELGIYSRGLQEQTTATVTADIVAFSGLNLGGGWARTFLVNKGIKDGIDTDMAVVTPEGVIGRVVEVTRSTSRVLLLTDPRSNIDVTIQRTRVKGVVEGDNTGALRLNYVKMLDDAAKDDVVITAGLAGIYPKGLIVGKVAEVRESEDKFFKNIIVNPAADITKIESVLIITSRQSLPLNTEEKEKKAKNKGQKPKPAPQPPLGKKT from the coding sequence GTGCTTTTCGTATCGGTATTTCTATCGCTGATATCGCTCCACATGGTAACGACCTCGGAGCGTGGAACTGGCGGCGAGAGAATCGTCGGCACGGTCATCCTCGCCGTATCGAGGCCCATACAGCAGGTAAGCTCTTCCACCGGCAGCGCCATAGCCGGCGTATGGAACGGTTACATATACCTTATTGGCCTAAGAGACGAGAACGCCGGGCTAAAAAACAAAGTCGACGAACTCACCGCAGAAAACAACGCGCTCAAAGAAACCCTCATCCACGCAAAGAGAGCTGAAGAGCTCGGCATATACTCGCGCGGACTGCAGGAACAAACCACTGCCACTGTCACAGCCGATATAGTGGCATTTAGCGGCCTTAACCTGGGCGGCGGCTGGGCAAGGACGTTCCTGGTAAACAAGGGCATCAAAGACGGCATAGACACGGACATGGCGGTAGTAACGCCGGAGGGCGTCATCGGCCGCGTGGTAGAGGTAACGAGGTCTACGTCCAGGGTACTGCTACTGACGGACCCGCGGTCGAACATAGACGTAACCATCCAGAGAACCCGCGTAAAGGGCGTTGTCGAAGGCGACAACACAGGGGCGCTTCGCTTAAATTACGTAAAAATGCTCGATGACGCGGCCAAGGACGATGTCGTTATTACCGCAGGGCTCGCAGGCATATACCCAAAGGGCCTTATCGTAGGAAAGGTAGCGGAAGTACGGGAGTCCGAGGATAAGTTCTTCAAGAACATAATCGTCAACCCGGCGGCAGACATAACCAAAATAGAAAGCGTGCTCATAATAACCAGCCGCCAGAGCCTGCCACTAAATACCGAGGAGAAAGAGAAAAAGGCCAAAAACAAGGGGCAAAAGCCCAAGCCAGCGCCGCAGCCGCCTTTGGGGAAAAAGACATGA